TGATCATCGGCAAGCGCTTCCTGGTGAAGGTCAACGCCAACATCGGGAACTCCGCCGTCACCTCCTCGATCGAGGAGGAGGTCGACAAGATGACCTGGGCCACCAAGTGGGGCGCCGACACGGTCATGGACCTCTCCACCGGCCGCAACATCCACACCACCCGCGAGTGGGTGCTGCGCAACTCCCCCGTCCCGATCGGCACCGTTCCGCTCTACCAGGCGCTGGAGAAGGTCGACGGCCGGGCCGAGGACCTGACCTGGGAGATCTACAAGGACACGGTCATCGAGCAGGCCGAGCAGGGCGTCGACTACATGACCGTCCACGCGGGCGTGCTGCTGCCGTACGTGCCGCTGACCGCGCGCCGCAAGACGGGCATCGTCTCGCGCGGCGGCTCGATCATGGCCGCCTGGTGCCTCGCGCACCACAAGGAGAACTTCCTCTACACGAACTTCGAGGAACTCTGCGACATCCTGGCGGCGTACGACGTCACCTACTCGCTGGGTGACGGTCTGCGCCCCGGTTCCATCGCCGACGCCAACGACGCGGCGCAGTTCGCGGAGCTCAAGACCCTCGGCGAGCTGAACACGATCGCCAAGCGCCACAACGTGCAGACCATGATCGAGGGCCCGGGCCACGTCCCGATGCACAAGATCAAGGAGAACATCGACCTCCAGCAGGAGATCTGCGAGGAGGCCCCGTTCTACACCCTGGGCCCGCTGACCACGGACGTCGCTCCCGCCTACGACCACATCACCTCGGGCATCGGCGCCGCGATGATCGCCTGGTGGGGTACCGCGATGCTCTGCTACGTGACGCCCAAGGAGCACCTGGGCCTGCCCAACCGCGATGACGTCAAGACCGGAGTCATCACCTACAAGATCGCCGCGCACGCCGCCGACCTGGCCAAGGGGCACCCTGGTGCCCAGGAGTGGGACGACGCGCTGTCGGACGCGCGGTTCGAGTTCCGTTGGGAGGACCAGTTCAACCTGGCCCTCGACCCCGACACGGCGCGTGAGTTCCACGACGAGACCCTGCCCGCCGAGCCGGCCAAGACCGCGCACTTCTGCTCCATGTGCGGTCCGAAGTTCTGCTCGATGAAGATCTCCCAGGACATCCGCCGCGAACACGGCGGGGACCTGAAGGCCGAGGAGATCCAGGCGGGCATGGCGGAGAAGTCCGCGGAGTTCGCGGCCTCGGGCAACCGCGTCTACCTGCCGCTGGCCGACTGACACCGGCGCCGCGGTGTCGTTCCCGGGGGCCGTCCCCCTCGGGAACGACGCCGGACGACGCCCCGGACCGGGGGCGGTCCGCGGTGTTTCACGTGAAACATCATTCCGGCTCGTGCTCCGGACCGCCGAAGTCGGGGCTGGTGAAGTCCGGCGGCGAATAGCCGGGGCGGGGGCTCTGCGCGCCTCCCGGGCTGGTGAAATCGGGCGGGGTGTAGCCGAGTTGCGGGATGCGCCGGGGCTGGCGGCGCGGTACCGGAGACCCGGACCCGGCGCTGGGGTCGGCCAGCGCGTCCCGCAGGAACGGCATGATGCCCCGCTCCAGCAGCGCGTGCCGCCAGGCCTCCCGGGCGCGCGAGACTTCGTCGGGGACGGCCTCGGCCACATCCACCGTCAGCTCGGTCGAGCTGTTGCGGACGGCGGTGACCAGCAGGCCGATCGCCGCGAACAGGATCGCCGCCGCGGTGAGACCGCCGAAGAGCCAGCCCGCCCTCAGCATGGTCTCCGCGAAGGCCGGTTCCGGCTCGATCATCTTCAGGATGTAGCCCACCAGCAGGAAGATGACCATCGCGGTGCCGGCCAGGACCGGTGCGAGGACCGCCACGACGGCGCTCACTCCCGCGCCGCTGCCGCCCGCATCGTCGTCCGGCGCCGTCGTCGGGGTGGCCGCCGACTCGTCGCGCAGCTCACCGCGGATCTTCACGTAGTGGTCGTATTCGGCCGCCGCGGCGGCCGTCAGCAGCGCACTGGCATCGAGGGCCATGGTGCGCAACTGTTCGGCGTTCAGACGTTCGCCCAGGGTCGCGAGTTCGGGCCGTTCGTGTGCGGTGCGCAGCGCCTCGTCGAGGAGCCGATCGAACTCCGGTCGGTCTTCGGTCAGCAGGTGCGGAGCGCTGGTCATGTGCATCCCCCGATGCTCCGTGAAGGCCGGTCGGCCCGCGTGGACCGGGCGCCGGCACAAACGGAGGAGAGCCTGCTACGGATAGTGCGATGGTAGAACGCCCACACCACGCGGTGACAGGGGCTTTCCGGAAATACCCCGCTCCAGGAACACTCAGTCGTTCAACGGGAGTTGTACGACCAGCAGTTTCCCGGCCATCGTGACCCCGCCGTCCATGGCGATGGCGAGGCCGTCGGCGTAGACGTGGGGGCCGTCGATGGACTCCGGGCCGTGGGTGTGCTCGCCGTCCTCGGTGCCCACTTCGCCCAGCAGGTACGGGATGGGACTGTGCCCGTGCACCACGCGCCCGCCCCCGTAGGTCCCGAGCAGCTCGCGCACGGCCTGCGGCCCGGTCTCCTGGTCGCGGAAGGCGAAGCGCTTGGTGAACTTGCGGAACAGGTCCCAGGTCTCGTCCGCGTCGTGCTGGTTGAGGAGTTCGTGGACCTTGTCGTTGACGTCCTCGATGGAGTCGCCGTAGTCCAGGTAGGCCGTGGTGTCGGAGTGCAGCAGCAGGTGGCCGTCCTCCAGGGCGGCCGCGTCCAGCCGCGACATCCACTGCAGGTGTACGTCCTCCAGCCGCTCCATGTCGGTGCGCTGGCCGCCGTTGAGCAGCCAGGCGGCCTGGAAGGTGGCGGTGCCCGCGCCGGACACGACGGGGGTGTCTCCGAACCGCTTGGCGCCGATGAGGAGCAGTTCGTGGTTGCCCATGAGGGCTTTGCAGTAGCCGCCCGCGGCCGCGGCCTCGGCGGAGAGCCGCATGACGAGGTCGATCACGCCGATGCCGTCGGGTCCGCGGTCGGTGAAGTCGCCGAGGAACCAGAGCCGGGCGTTCCCGGCAGACCACCGGCCGTCGGCGTCGATGAGGTCCTGGACGCGGAGTTCGGTGATCAGCTCGTCGAGGTAGCCGTGCACATCGCCGACGACGTAGAGCGGCCCGGGTCCGTCGGCGGGAGCGTCCTGGTGGACGTACTGGACCTGGACGGTGTCGCCCGGTCCGCCGCGGCTGATGACGGGCAGGTCGCGCTGGGTGGGCGTGTAGTCCTCGGAGTCCGCGCCCGGGTCGGAGTGGTCGTGGTGCGCGTCGTGTTCGGAGTGCTGGTGCGGCGCGGTGCCGAGGGGCGCGCCGGGGTCCGGCGCGGGTTCCGGGCCGGGGGCGTGCACGGGAGCGGGGGTGGGCGCGTAGGCGGGCCGCGGCGGAGGCACGGGTGCGCCGTCGTCGTAGTACGCCGGGTACGCGCCGTAGACGGGGGCCTCGCCGGGCATCGCGGCCGAGGCCGTGTCCGTGCCGTACGCGGCGGGCGGGGTGGTCGGCACCCGGAAGTCCCGCAGCGTGTCCGTCCGCATCGCGGGTCCCTGACCGGCCCCCTGAGTCATCGACCCCTCCACCACCGTCGCGCTGCCGTACATCTGCGGACCCTCCTGACCTCCAGGATCGGAGGGTCCGTGATGTCGTGCGCCCATCATAGGAATGCGGCTCGCGCTCTGTGACGCACCAGGGGTGGTGAATCCTGGCCGGAGCCGGTCGTTCCTACCGTTTTCTTCCGATATGCGTGTTGCGGGATGGTGCGGGAATCCCCGGAGGTCAGTCTCCGGCCGGGGATCGGGGCGGGCTGACGGTGGTGCGCGGGTGCCTGCGCTGTGAGGAAGTCCTGACGATCAGTTCGGTCGGGACCACCTGCTCGACGGGTCGTCCGGTGTCCACGCCCTCGATCGCGTCGATGAGCAGCTGCACCACGGCGGTGCCGATGCGGCGCGGTTTGAGGGAGAGGGTGGTGATGGGGGGTTCGGTGGTGGCGTACACGGTGGACTCGCTGCAGCAGACCAGCAGGAGGTCCTCGGGTACCCGCAGGCCGTACCGCCGGGCGGCGGCCAGCAGGTCGGTGCCGTTGGGGTCGAAGAGCCCGTAGACGGCGTCGGGTCGGTCGGGCCGGGCGAGCAGCCGGTCGGCGGCCACTGCTCCGGCGCACGGGTCGTGGGCGGGGTAGGACTCGTAGACGGGGTCCTGTCCGACCCGTTCGCACCAGCTGAGGTAGGCGGTGGTGGAGAGCCGGGTGTAGGTGTCGGTGGTGGTGCCGGTGAGGAGTCCGATGCGACGGGCTCCCGCGGCGGCGAGGTGGTCGAGCAGGTTGAGGACGGCGGCCTCGTGGTCGTTGTCGACCCAGGCCGTGACGGGGAGGGACCCGGCGGGACGGCCGTCGGAGACCACCGGCAGGCCCTGGCGGACCAGCTCGGTGACGACGGGGTCGTGGTCGGAGGGGTCGATGACGACGGTGCCGTCGAGGGCGACATTCGACCAGACGTCGTGCCGGGATGTGGCGGGGAGGATGACCAGGGCGTAACCGCGCGCGAGCGCGGCGGAGGTGGCGGCCCTGGCCATCTCGGCGAAGTAGGCGAACTCGGTGAAGGTGAAAGGTTCATCCCCGTACGTCGTCACGGTCAGGCCGATGAGGCCCGATTTGCCGGTACGGAGGGTTCGGGCGGCGGCGGAAGGGCGGTAGCCCAGCCGGTCGGCCACCTCGCGGACGTGGCGGCGGGTGGCGTCCGGGAGCCGCCCTTTGCCATTGAGCGCGTCGGAGACGGTCGTGATCGAGACGCCGGCCGCGGCGGCCACGTCCCTGATTCCCGCGCGGCCCGGACGGCCCGCGGTCCGCCGGGGGGTCTCGGTCCGGCTCACCTGATGCTTCCCTGCTGCTGTCATGGCGAGCCGATAGTAGGGCTCGGTGGGGTGGCTGGTCCGTATGCATATGCAGGCGTTGACAGGCACGATTCTGCATGGTTCGCCACCCCCAATGACCTTGGAAACAAAGCCATTTGGTAGCCATGAGTGACCATGGCGCTTGTCGTCGGGTACGAGCATGCCAAAGTGATGAGGTCTCGGACCGGTCTCAACTCACCTGCACGAGGGACGCGCGCCACGGCGCAGGCCACCGGCGCACGCATATATGCATGCGCTCCCCCTCATTCCCGGCGTCCGCCGTTCTCGGGAGCGCGGAATCCTCATAAGGTGAGCAGTATTGAGTTGCACGGGATGGTCGAGGAGGACCTGCGGTGAGCGAGAAGAGCCCGAGGCTGCGTGCCGAGCTGGATGGCATTCCCACCTACAAGCCGGGGAAGCCCGCCGCCGCCGGAGGCCCGGTGGCGTACAAGCTGTCCTCCAACGAGAACCCCTACCCGCCGCTGCCGGGCGTGCTCGAAAGCGTCGTCGCGGCCGCGGGGGACTTCAACCGCTACCCGGACATGGCCTGCACGGGGCTCGTCAACGAGATCGCCGAGCGCTTCGGCGTACCGGTCGAGCACGTGGCGACCGGCACCGGGTCGGTCGGGGTCGCGCAGTCGCTGATCCAGGCGACGGCCGGTCCGGGTGACGAGGTGATGTACGCCTGGCGCTCCTTCGAGGCCTATCCGATCATCGTCCAGATCTCCGGGGCGACCTCGGTGAAGGTGCCGCTGACCTCGGGTGACGTGCACGACCTGGACGCCATGGCCGACGCGATCACCGAGCGCACCCGACTGATCTTCATCTGCAACCCCAACAACCCCACCGGCACCGTCGTGCGGCGTGCGGAGCTGGAGCGGTTCCTGGACCGGGTGCCCTCCGACGTCCTGGTGGTGCTGGACGAGGCGTACCGCGAGTTCGTGCGCGACGCCGAGGTGCCGGACGGGATCGAGATCTACCGGGACCGGCCGAACGTGGCGGTCCTGCGGACCTTCTCCAAGGCATACGGGCTGGCCGGCCTGCGGGTCGGGTTCGCCGTGGCGCACGAGCCGGTGGCCGCCGCGCTGCGCAAGACGGCGGTCCCCTTCGGCGTCAGCCAGCTCGCCCAGGACGCGGCGGTCGCCTCGCTGCGGGCCGAGGACGAGCTGATGGGCCGCGTCGGCTCGCTGCTCGGTGAGCGCGTGCGGGTGTACGAAACGCTGATCGCGCAGGGCTGGTCCGTGGTTCCCGAGACGCAGGCGAACTTCGTGTGGATGCGGCTGGGCGAGCGCACCGCCGACTTCGCGGCGGCCTGCGAGAAGGCCGGTGTGGTGGTCCGGCCCTTCGCGGGTGAGGGCCTGCGGGTCACGATCGGTGAGACCGAGGCGAACGACCTGTTCCTGCACACGGCAGAGGCGTTCTTCAAGGAGCTGTAGGCCGGTAGGCCGGTAGGCCTGTCAGTACGCGTGGAGCCGGCGGAACCGTTACGCCAGTTCCACGCGGAGGGGGTCGCCGTCGCGGACGGTGGCCAGCAGGCGGGGGTCGCCGTCGAACGAGCCCAGGACGTTGCACGGGCTCGCCAGGCGGCTCTCGCCGCCCCGCGAGATGGGGGTCGGGCCGTAGGGGAGCGCGAGCGCGTCGCCCTCGGTCCAGAAGGCGACCGTGCCCGGGTCGACGACCTGCCGGGCGTCGTCTTCGAGCGCCACGGAGACGCCGGTGTCGAAGTAGACCTCCTCGCCCCAGGTGTTGGCGGAGGCGGAGATCGGCAGTGCTTCCGCCAGGGCCTTGGCGGTGGGGGTGTCGTCGAGGGTCGCGGTGAGCTGGCCGGAGGGCCAGGAGATTCGTATCTGCATGGGCCGCATTCAACAATCTGTTGAATGGATTGGCTAGTGCCGCGCTACTGGGGACCCCGCCCGAAGGATGCCGACAGGCGTGCGACATAATGCTTGTGAATGTGAACGCGTTCACAAGCGTGTCCTGCTTCCTCCCGTATTGGGTGGGCTGTAAGGGGCAAACTGCGGCCGTGACCACGGCGACGCGAAGGAGAAGACGACGTGGACCTAGCTTTGGCGCCAGAGACCCTGGCGCGATGGCAGTTCGGCATTACCACCGTCTACCACTTCCTCTTCGTCCCTCTGACGATCTCGCTCGCCGCTCTCGTCGCGGTCCTGCAGACGGCATGGGTGCGGACGGAAAAAGAGAAGTACCTCAAGGCCACCAAGTTCTGGGGCAAGCTCTTCCTGATCAACATCGCGATGGGTGTCGTCACCGGCATCGTCCAGGAGTTCCAGTTCGGCATGAACTGGTCCGACTACTCGCGGTTCGTGGGTGACATTTTCGGCGCCCCGCTGGCCTTCGAAGCGCTCATCGCCTTCTTCTTCGAGTCGACCTTCATCGGCCTGTGGATCTTCGGCTGGGACAAACTGCCGAAGAAGATCCACCTCGCCTGCATCTGGATGGTGTCGATCGGCACCATCCTGTCCGCCTACTTCATCCTCGCGGCCAATTCCTGGATGCAGCACCCCGTCGGGTACCGCTTCAACAAGGAGACCGGCCGCGCCGAGCTGACCGACTTCTGGCTCGTGCTGACCCAGAACACCACGCTCAGCCAGGTCTTCCACACCCTGACGGCAGCCCTGCTGACCGGCGGCGCCTTCATGGTCGGCATCGCCGCCTTCCACCTGCTGCGCAAGAAGCACATCGCCGTGATGCGCACCTCGCTGCGCCTCGGCCTGATCGCCGTGGTCATCGGCGGTCTGCTCACCGCGATCAGCGGTGACACCCTCGCCAAGGTCATGTTCAAGCAGCAGCCGATGAAGATGGCCGCCGCCGAAGCGCTGTGGGACGGGGAGAAGGGCGCACCCTTCTCGATCTTCGCCTACGGAGACGTCGACAAGGGTCACAACAAGGTGGCCATAGAGGTCCCCGGCGTCCTGTCCTTCCTCGCCGACAGCAACTTCGACTCCTTCGTGCCGGGCATCAACGACGTCAACAAGTCCGAGCAGGAGAAGTACGGTCCCGGCGACTACCGGCCGGCGATCCCCGTCGCCTACTGGGGCTTCCGCTGGATGATCGGCTTCGGCATGGCCTCCTTCGCCATCGGCGCGGTGGGGCTCTGGCTGACCCGGCGCAAGTTCCTGCTCCCACCGGCCCTGCGGACCGGCGAGGACGAACGGCCCCACCTGGTCCTCTTCAAGACCGCCCTGAGCCCGCGGCTGACCCGTCTCTACTGGCTCGGCGCGATCTGGACGCTCGGCTTCCCGCTGATCGCCAACTCGTGGGGCTGGATCTTCACCGAAATGGGCCGTCAGCCCTGGGCCGTCTACGGGGTCCTGCGCACCGCCGACGCGGTCTCGCCCTCGGTCTCCCAGGGCGAGGTGATCACCTCGATGGCCGTCTTCACCGCGCTCTACGCCGTCCTCGCCGTGATCGAGGTCAAGCTCCTCGTGAAGTACGTCAAGGCCGGTCCGCCGGAGCTGACCGAGGCCGACCTCAACCCGCCCACCAAGATCGGCGGCGACGACGCCGACGCCGACCGGCCGATGGCCTTCTCTTACTGAGGCTGGGGAGACCACACCATGCAACTCCACGACGTCTGGTTCGTGCTCATCGCCGTCCTCTGGATCGGCTACTTCTTCCTGGAGGGCTTCGACTTCGGGGTCGGCGTGCTGACCAAGCTGCTGGCCCGTGACCGCAAGGAGAAGCGGGTCCTGATCAACACGATCGGGCCCGTCTGGGACGGCAACGAGGTCTGGCTGCTCACCGCGGGAGGCGCGACCTTCGCGGCTTTCCCCGACTGGTACGCCACCCTCTTCTCCGGCTTCTACCTGCCGCTGCTGATCATCCTGGTCTGCCTCATCGTCCGGGGCGTGGCCTTCGAGTACCGGCACAAGAGGCCCGAGGACAGGTGGCAGTCCAACTGGGAGCAGGCGATCTTCTGGACCTCGCTGATCCCCGCCTTCCTGTGGGGCGTCGCCTTCGCCAACATCGCGCGGGGCGTGAAGATCGACGAACACAAGGAGTACGTCGGCACCTTCCTCGACCTGCTCAACGTCTACTCGATCCTCGGCGGCCTGGTCACCCTCACCCTGTTCACCTTCCACGGCGCGGTCTTCACCTCGCTCAAGACGGTCGGTGACATCCGGGTCCGCTCGCGGAAGCTGGCCACCCGGCTGGGTGTGGTGACCGCCGTGCTGGCGCTCGTCTTCCTGATCTGGACCCAGGTCTCCAAGGGCGACGGCAAGAGCCTGATCGCGATGGCCATCGCGGTGATCGCGCTCCTCGGGGCGCTCGGCTTCAACCTGGCGGGCCGTGAAGGCTGGTCGTTCGCGCTGTCCGGGATCACCATCGCGGCGGCGGTCGCGATGCTGTTCCTGACGCTCTTCCCGAACGTCATGCCCTCCTCGCTGAACGACGCCTGGAGCCTCACGGTCACCAACGCCTCGTCCACGCCCTACACCCTCAAGATCATGACCTGGTGCGCGGGCGTGGCGACCCCGCTCGTCCTGCTCTACCAGAGCTGGACCTACTGGGTGTTCCGCAAGCGGATCGGCACGCAGCACATCGCCGACGCGCACTGAGCCCGGATCCGCCGGGCCGTTCCGGCTGACCCTCCTGTCTGACCCTGCCTTGGGGGATGTTTCACGTGAAACCGATCGACCCGCGCCTACTCCGGTACGCCCGCTCCACCCGCCTCTTCCTGGGGGCGGTGGTGGCCCTGGGACTCGCCGGAGCGGGGCTGGTCGTCGGCCAGGCGATGCTGATCGCCGAGATCGTGGTCGGTGCCTTCGAGGACGGTCGGGGCGGTCAGGCCCTGCGGACGCCGCTGCTGCTCCTCGCGGCGGTGGCCCTGGGCCGGGCCCTGGTCGCCTGGCTCACCGAGCTGGCCGCCCACCGGGCCAGTGCCGCGGTCAAGTCGGAGCTGCGCGGCCGACTGCTGGAACGGGCCGCGGACCTGGGCCCGTCCTGGCTCAGCGGCCAGCGGACGGGTTCCCTGGTGGCCCTGGCCACCCGGGGCGTGGACGCGCTCGACGACTACTTCTCCCGGTACCTGCCGCAGCTCGGGCTCGCGGTCGTGGTGCCGGTGGCGGTGCTCGCCCGGATCGTCACGGAGGACTGGGTATCGGCGGCCATCATCGTGGTCACGCTGCCGCTGATCCCGGTCTTCATGATCCTCATCGGGTGGGCCACCCAGTCCCGGATGGACCGCCAGTGGCGGCTGCTGTCCCGGCTCTCGGGCCACTTCCTCGACGTGGTCGCGGGCCTGCCGACGCTCAAGGTCTTCGGCCGGGCCAAGGCCCAGGCCGAGTCCATCCGGACCATCACCGACGACTACCGGCGGGCCACGATGCGCACGCTGCGCATCGCCTTCCTCTCGTCCTTCGCACTGGAGCTGCTCGCCACCCTGTCGGTGGCGCTGGTCGCCGTGACCATCGGCATGCGGCTCGTGCACGGTGACCTCGACCTGTACACGGGTCTGGTCATCCTGATCCTGGCGCCCGAGGCGTACCTGCCGCTGCGGCAGGTCGGGGCGCAGTACCACGCGGCCGCCGAGGGGCTGGCGGCCGCGGAAGAGATCTTCGAGGTCCTGGAGACACCGGTGACCGCCGCGGGCGGTACGGCCGCCGTACCGCCCGCCGCCGCCGCGGAGCTGAGCTTCGAGGGCGTCGAGGTCCGCTACGAGGGCCGCGCCGAGTCCTCGCCCGGGCCGGTCTCGCTGACGGTCGCGCCGGGGGAGTGCGTCGCGCTCACCGGTCCCAGCGGGGTGGGCAAGTCCACCCTCCTCCAGGTGCTGCTCGGGTTCGTGGCGCCGACCGGGGGGCGGGTGCGGATCGGGGGCGTCGACCTGGCCGAGCTGTCCCTGGAGCAGTGGCGCGAGCGGATCGCGTGGGTGCCGCAGCGCCCGCACCTGTTCGCGGGGACCATCGCGGAGAACGTACGGCTGGCCCGTCCGGAGGCCTCGGACGAAGAGGTCGCGCGGGCGCTGCGGGACGCGGGGGCCGAGGAGTTCGTCGCCGCGCTGCCGGGCGGGGCGCGGACCGCGCTGGGCGAGGGCGGGGTGGGCCTGTCGGCCGGACAGCGTCAGCGGCTCGCGCTCGCCCGGGCGTTCCTGGCGGACCGGCCGGTGCTGCTGCTGGACGAGCCGACGGCCGCGCTGGACGGGGAGACCGAGGCCGCGGTGGTGGACGCTGTACGGCGGCTGGCCGCCGGTCGGACGGTGCTGCTCGTGGTGCACCGGCCGGCGCTGCTGGCGGTGGCGGACCGGGTGGTGGCCGTGGGGACCGGGGCCGCGGCGCGCACCCCGGCCACGGGCCCCGCGCCGGGCGCCGTCCCCGACGTGGCGGCCGGGCCGCACAGTGAACCCGGTGGATGGATCCTGGGCGAGGTCGACGAGAGCGGCGGGGCCGCCGGGCCGGGGGCACCCGTTCCCGTGGCCGGCGGCGCCACCACCGGCCACCCGCTCGCGCGGGTCCGGGCCGCCGCCGCGCGGTGGCAGGGCCGGTTCCGGCTCGGGCTGCTGCTCGGGGCGCTGGCCGTCGGGTGCGGAGTCGGCCTGATGGCGGTGTCCGGCTGGCTGATCTCCCGGGCCTCCGAACACCCTCCCGTGCTCTATCTGATGGTGGCCGTCACCGCGACCCGGGCCTTCGGGATGGGCCGCGCCGTCTTCCGCTACGCGGAGCGGCTGGTCTCCCACGACGCGGTGCTGCGGATGCTCGCGGAGCTGCGCGTCGCCGTGTTCCGGCGGCTGGAGCGCATCGCGCCCGGCGGACTGCGCGAGCGGCGCCGCGGTGATCTGCTGACCCGCCTGGTGGCCGACGCCGACGCGCTGCAGGACTACTGGCTGCGCTGGCTGCTGCCGGTCGGTACCGCCGTGCTCGTCGGGCTGGGCTCGGTCGGCTTCACCGCCTGGCTGCTTCCGGAGGCCGGGGCCGTGCTCGCCGTGGGGCTGCTCGCCGCGGGGATCGGCGTACCGCTCATCAGCGGGGCCTGTGCGCGGCGGGCCGAGCGCAGGCTCGCGCCCGCGCGGGGTGAGCTGGCCACCCGGGTGGCGGATCTGCTCTCCGGGACCGCCGAGCTGACCGTCGCCGGGGCGCTGGACGGACGCAAGGAACGGGCGCGGGAGAGCGACGGGGTCCTCACCCGGATCGCCGCCCGCGGGGCCGTGGCCACCGGGATCGGCAGCGGGCTCTCCTCCCTGATCTGTGGTCTGACCGTGGTGGCGGCCGCCGCCGTCGCCGCGGGCGCGGTGGCCGACGGGCGGCTCGGCGGGGTGGCGATGGCCGTCGCCGTGCTCACCCCGCTCGCCGCTTTCGAAGCGGTCAACGGGCTGCCGCTGGCCGTCCAGTACCGCCAGCGGGTCCGGCGCAGCGCCGAGCGCGTCTACGAGGTCATC
This is a stretch of genomic DNA from Streptomyces sp. NBC_00536. It encodes these proteins:
- the thiC gene encoding phosphomethylpyrimidine synthase ThiC, giving the protein MTIQDAHTPAVSQDSNGQEERQPGWHKGYVAGSRPDLRVPVRQVHLTNGKDVTLYDTSGPYTDPQIETDVRRGLAPLRENWIIGRGDTEEYAGRPVRPEDDGIKHTSPRGGLKNLDAVFPGRPRQPRRGRGGQAVTQLAYARRGEITPEMEYVAIRENVSPEVVREEIAAGRAVLPANVNHPEIEPMIIGKRFLVKVNANIGNSAVTSSIEEEVDKMTWATKWGADTVMDLSTGRNIHTTREWVLRNSPVPIGTVPLYQALEKVDGRAEDLTWEIYKDTVIEQAEQGVDYMTVHAGVLLPYVPLTARRKTGIVSRGGSIMAAWCLAHHKENFLYTNFEELCDILAAYDVTYSLGDGLRPGSIADANDAAQFAELKTLGELNTIAKRHNVQTMIEGPGHVPMHKIKENIDLQQEICEEAPFYTLGPLTTDVAPAYDHITSGIGAAMIAWWGTAMLCYVTPKEHLGLPNRDDVKTGVITYKIAAHAADLAKGHPGAQEWDDALSDARFEFRWEDQFNLALDPDTAREFHDETLPAEPAKTAHFCSMCGPKFCSMKISQDIRREHGGDLKAEEIQAGMAEKSAEFAASGNRVYLPLAD
- a CDS encoding metallophosphoesterase gives rise to the protein MYGSATVVEGSMTQGAGQGPAMRTDTLRDFRVPTTPPAAYGTDTASAAMPGEAPVYGAYPAYYDDGAPVPPPRPAYAPTPAPVHAPGPEPAPDPGAPLGTAPHQHSEHDAHHDHSDPGADSEDYTPTQRDLPVISRGGPGDTVQVQYVHQDAPADGPGPLYVVGDVHGYLDELITELRVQDLIDADGRWSAGNARLWFLGDFTDRGPDGIGVIDLVMRLSAEAAAAGGYCKALMGNHELLLIGAKRFGDTPVVSGAGTATFQAAWLLNGGQRTDMERLEDVHLQWMSRLDAAALEDGHLLLHSDTTAYLDYGDSIEDVNDKVHELLNQHDADETWDLFRKFTKRFAFRDQETGPQAVRELLGTYGGGRVVHGHSPIPYLLGEVGTEDGEHTHGPESIDGPHVYADGLAIAMDGGVTMAGKLLVVQLPLND
- a CDS encoding LacI family DNA-binding transcriptional regulator; the encoded protein is MTAAGKHQVSRTETPRRTAGRPGRAGIRDVAAAAGVSITTVSDALNGKGRLPDATRRHVREVADRLGYRPSAAARTLRTGKSGLIGLTVTTYGDEPFTFTEFAYFAEMARAATSAALARGYALVILPATSRHDVWSNVALDGTVVIDPSDHDPVVTELVRQGLPVVSDGRPAGSLPVTAWVDNDHEAAVLNLLDHLAAAGARRIGLLTGTTTDTYTRLSTTAYLSWCERVGQDPVYESYPAHDPCAGAVAADRLLARPDRPDAVYGLFDPNGTDLLAAARRYGLRVPEDLLLVCCSESTVYATTEPPITTLSLKPRRIGTAVVQLLIDAIEGVDTGRPVEQVVPTELIVRTSSQRRHPRTTVSPPRSPAGD
- the hisC gene encoding histidinol-phosphate transaminase — its product is MSEKSPRLRAELDGIPTYKPGKPAAAGGPVAYKLSSNENPYPPLPGVLESVVAAAGDFNRYPDMACTGLVNEIAERFGVPVEHVATGTGSVGVAQSLIQATAGPGDEVMYAWRSFEAYPIIVQISGATSVKVPLTSGDVHDLDAMADAITERTRLIFICNPNNPTGTVVRRAELERFLDRVPSDVLVVLDEAYREFVRDAEVPDGIEIYRDRPNVAVLRTFSKAYGLAGLRVGFAVAHEPVAAALRKTAVPFGVSQLAQDAAVASLRAEDELMGRVGSLLGERVRVYETLIAQGWSVVPETQANFVWMRLGERTADFAAACEKAGVVVRPFAGEGLRVTIGETEANDLFLHTAEAFFKEL
- a CDS encoding cyclophilin-like fold protein, yielding MQIRISWPSGQLTATLDDTPTAKALAEALPISASANTWGEEVYFDTGVSVALEDDARQVVDPGTVAFWTEGDALALPYGPTPISRGGESRLASPCNVLGSFDGDPRLLATVRDGDPLRVELA
- a CDS encoding cytochrome ubiquinol oxidase subunit I, whose protein sequence is MDLALAPETLARWQFGITTVYHFLFVPLTISLAALVAVLQTAWVRTEKEKYLKATKFWGKLFLINIAMGVVTGIVQEFQFGMNWSDYSRFVGDIFGAPLAFEALIAFFFESTFIGLWIFGWDKLPKKIHLACIWMVSIGTILSAYFILAANSWMQHPVGYRFNKETGRAELTDFWLVLTQNTTLSQVFHTLTAALLTGGAFMVGIAAFHLLRKKHIAVMRTSLRLGLIAVVIGGLLTAISGDTLAKVMFKQQPMKMAAAEALWDGEKGAPFSIFAYGDVDKGHNKVAIEVPGVLSFLADSNFDSFVPGINDVNKSEQEKYGPGDYRPAIPVAYWGFRWMIGFGMASFAIGAVGLWLTRRKFLLPPALRTGEDERPHLVLFKTALSPRLTRLYWLGAIWTLGFPLIANSWGWIFTEMGRQPWAVYGVLRTADAVSPSVSQGEVITSMAVFTALYAVLAVIEVKLLVKYVKAGPPELTEADLNPPTKIGGDDADADRPMAFSY
- the cydB gene encoding cytochrome d ubiquinol oxidase subunit II, producing the protein MQLHDVWFVLIAVLWIGYFFLEGFDFGVGVLTKLLARDRKEKRVLINTIGPVWDGNEVWLLTAGGATFAAFPDWYATLFSGFYLPLLIILVCLIVRGVAFEYRHKRPEDRWQSNWEQAIFWTSLIPAFLWGVAFANIARGVKIDEHKEYVGTFLDLLNVYSILGGLVTLTLFTFHGAVFTSLKTVGDIRVRSRKLATRLGVVTAVLALVFLIWTQVSKGDGKSLIAMAIAVIALLGALGFNLAGREGWSFALSGITIAAAVAMLFLTLFPNVMPSSLNDAWSLTVTNASSTPYTLKIMTWCAGVATPLVLLYQSWTYWVFRKRIGTQHIADAH